One part of the Rutidosis leptorrhynchoides isolate AG116_Rl617_1_P2 chromosome 1, CSIRO_AGI_Rlap_v1, whole genome shotgun sequence genome encodes these proteins:
- the LOC139886221 gene encoding E3 ubiquitin-protein ligase RSL1-like → MGNVNQTPQNNPQPDQPQIEDQQQELSLSSSSTTTFTCEICIEPVTLPNTKFKNSNRCVHPYCTDCMIKYIQVKLEDNVSDIKCPSVTCDHSLEPLSCRPKIAHQLFVKWCDVLCESFVLGFDRVYCPNRDCSALVVNECGNAGNLKRCVCPNCKQPFCFKCKVPWHAGYRCEESGEMRDVNDIAFGILSERNQWMRCPVCRHCVELVKGCAIVRCRCGIEFCYRCGKKVDHHWCNCRRSSTCCMWLFHLCIVLLVLWPFFLLFTAISRRNNH, encoded by the exons ATGGGAAATGTAAATCAAACACCCCAAAACAATCCACAACCTGATCAACCACAAATTGAAGATCAACAACaagaattatcattatcatcatcatcaactacaACATTTACTTGTGAAATTTGCATAGAACCGGTGACACTACCTAACACAAAATTCAAGAACAGTAACAGATGTGTTCACCCATACTGCACTGATTGTATGATCAAATACATTCAAGTGAAGCTAGAAGATAACGTATCTGATATCAAGTGTCCATCTGTAACCTGTGATCACTCGTTAGAACCGTTATCTTGTCGACCCAAAATTGCACACCAACTGTTTGTGAAATGGTGTGATGTGCTATGTGAGTCTTTTGTGTTAGGGTTTGATAGGGTTTATTGTCCTAATAGAGATTGTTCTGCTTTGGTTGTTAATGAATGTGGTAATGCTGGTAATTTGAAACGATGTGTGTGTCCGAATTGCAAGCAACCCTTTTGTTTTAAGTGTAAAGTTCCTTGGCATGCTGGTTATAGGTGTGAAGAAAGTGGGGAGATGAGGGATGTAAATGATATCGCGTTTGGTATTCTTTCTGAACGAAATCAGTGGATGAGGTGCCCTGTTTGTCGACATTGTGTTGAGCTTGTTAAAGGTTGTGCCATTGTTCGTTGCAG ATGTGGAATTGAGTTTTGCTACAGGTGTGGTAAAAAGGTTGATCACCATTGGTGCAACTGTCGAAGATCATCGACATGTTGCATGTGGCTATTTCACTTGTGCATAGTGCTTTTGGTTTTATGGCCATTCTTTCTTCTATTTACAGCTATATCAAGAAGGAACAACCATTGA